The DNA region CGGCGTAGGCGAGCTGCTCGTCGGGGCCGAGGATCGTGGCCAGCGGCGACATCTCGGTCTGCCCGTAGAAGTTCCACAGGCTGACCTCGGGGAGTCGCTCGCGCAGCTCCTTGAGCACCTCCACCGGCATCGGGCTGGCGCCGTAGTAGCCCTTGCGCAGGCTGGAGAGGTCGGTGGAGTCGAAGTCCGGGTGGCGCAGCAGTCCGATCCACACCGTGGGCGGCGCGAAGTACTTGGTGATCCGGTGGGTCTGGATCGTGCGCAGCACCGTCGCCGGGTCGGGGCCGGGCAGGATGACGCTGGTCGCGCCCAGGTAGACGTCGACGCCGAGGAAGCAGTCCAGCTGTGCGCAGTGGTAGAGCGGCAGCGTGTGCAGCTCGACGTCGTCGGCGGACATCTCGCCGTCGATCACGCACGAGACGTACTGCCACATCAGCGCCCGGCTGCTCAGCAAGGCCCCTTCGGACGCGACTCGGTGCCGGAGGTGAACATCATCCGGACCGGGTCGTCGTCACCCATCGGCACCGGCTCGCCGCGCGGGCCGTCGTGTTCGAGCCAACCGGTCAGGTCGCTCCAGCCCTCGGGGGTCGGGTGCTCGGCGCCCGGGAAGGTGATCACCTGCCGGGTGGTGATTTGCGGACGCTCGGCCGCGGCGATCGCCGCCTCCGCGGTCCCGACCAGCGCGTCCTCGACCACGAACCCGGTGGCGCCGGAGTGGTCGAGGATGAACGCGATCTCCTCCGCGCCCAGCATGAAGTTCACCGGCACCAGTACGACGCCGGCGCGCGCGGCCGCGAAGTCCAGCACCGCGAACTGCCAGCAGTTGTGGCTCAGCAGCGCCAGCCGGTCACCCTTGCCGAGACCGGCCGCGGTGATCGCGGCGGCCGCGCGGTCGACGTACCCCTCGAGCTCGGCGAAGGTGATCCGCTGGTCGCCGTCGATGATGGCGAGCTTGTCGGGGACCCGCTGTGCGGTGCGGCGCGGGAGGTCGCCGAGGGCGTGCTGGCGGGCGTTGGCGATCGTGGAGACGAGGGTGGCGTCGCTCATGGGCGCAGCCTAGTGATCCGCACCACAGCGGGTGGTGGGGGTGGGTGGGGTGTGGCGCGCCCCATTCGGATTGGCTGGGAGATCGCCGAAAACCCAGCCCATCGGAATGGGGCGCGCGAAACGCCCGCCACCCACGCACCCCGCTCACCCCACCCGCCAGCCCAGCCAGCGCCGACGCTGCTCGTCGTCCAGACCTCGTCGCAGCGCGACGGTGGAGGTGTCGACCCACCGGGGTGGCTGCTCGATGGTCCACGCGCGGCGGCGACCGCGCACCTCCCCTGCTCGGCGGTACGCCGCATCCAGCCGCCGGCCGAACGCCTGCTCGTCACGCAGGTCCGTCGAGATCATGGTGACCACCTGCAGACCGAGCTCGCGACAGGTCTCCTCCTTCGCGAGGTCACGGCGGCGCACCTCGCGAAGATCGTGGACGGTGCCGTCGTACTGGCCGACCACCCCGGCCGCCGGGTCGAGCAGGTCGGGCGTCAGCAGGTGGCGGCCGTCGCGGTCGAAGACCGGCCGGTTGGCGAGGGGGCGGGGGTGGCCGCGCTCGATCCATCGCAGCAGCATCGTCGCCTCCATCGGCGACCACAGGTTCTCGTCGGCCAGCTCGACGGTCATCCGCATCCGTCGGATGTGCTGCCGAGATCCCAGGCGCGCGGTGTAGCGGGCGAGCTCCCGCAGCGAGACCAGGTCGGCCGCGCACGCCATCGCAGCGACCTGGAGGCCGAGCTCGAACCAGGGGGCACGGGTGACCGCGTTGAACACCGACCGCTCGGGTCGGGTGATCGGGAGTCCGTCGACCGCGATCACGTCGTCGTCGAAGAGCCACCCGTGCAGCAGCTCCAGCCCGTCCCGCTGGCGCAGTCCGACCTGGTCGCCCGTCGCGATCGGCACTGCGAGCGGCTCACCACCCGCGTCGATCCCGTTGAACCAGCGCTCGCCCTGCCAGTGCAGGGCGGCCCACCCCGTCGCCGCGCAGCCGGCCGGCATCGCGGCCACGCGCTCCGCGATCCGCTGGTGGGCGTTGCCGGCGTCGACCTCCGCGGGTACGACGCGGCGGGGCGACGTCGTACGCCATCGGCGGCCGCGGGCCTCGCCTCGGCGCGGTCCGGCCCGGCCGGTGGGGTCGATCCGGACGGGCGCGACCACGCCGGGGCGGGTGAGGTGCAGGTCCACGACCACAGGGTCCGCCCGGATCGAGGTCGTGGGTATCGGCTATCCACAGCGGGGCCGGACAGCGGCGCGCACCATTCGGATTGGCTGGGAATTGGCCCGAAAGCCAGCCAATTCGAATGGGGCGCGCCACACCACCGCAACCACCGCACCGGCCGGACGCGGCTACGCGCTGCCGCGCCGCACCAGCGCCGGCGGGAAGATCACCCGCAGCGCCCGCGGCACCCGCTCGTCGTCGATCTGCTCCAGCAGCATCCGGGTGGCCTGCTCGGCCATCTCGCCGATCGGGTTGCGCACGGTGGTCAGCGATGAGGTCTCGGCGAGGCCGAGGTCGTCGTACCCGACCACGCGCACGTCCTGCGGCACCCTCCGGCCGGCGGCCTCGAGCACCCGGAGGGCGCCGGCGGCCATCAGGTCCGAGGCGGCGACGATGCCGTCCAGGTCGGGGCAGCGCTCCAGCAGGGCCTCGGCCGCGGCGCCGCCGCCGGCCTCGGTGAAGTCGCCCGGCTCGACCAGGTCGTCGGCCAGACCCGCCGCCCGCATCGCGCTGCGCCACCCGTCCAGCCGGTCCCGGCCGGCGGCCATGTCGTCGGGGCCGGCGATGTTCGCGATCCGCGCGCACCCCTGCTCCACGAGGAGCTCGGTGGCCGCGCGGCCACCGCCGAGGTTGTCGGTGTCGACGTAGGCGACCTTGTCGGCGCTGGTCCACGGCCGGCCCACGAAGACGCACGGCAGGCCGAGCGCGGCCAGGTGGTCGGGGAGCCGGTCGCTGCGGTGGTGGGAGACCACGATGGCGCCGTCGATGTGCCGGCGCCGCAGGTAGCGCAGCATCCGCCGCTCCTCCTCGCCCGGCTGGGCGAGCAGCAGCACCAGCTGCAGGTCCTTCGGCGCGAGCACCCGGTTGACCGAGCGCAGGGTGTGGATGAAGAACGGGTCGGAGAAGACCCGCTCGTCGGGCTCGGGCACCACCAGCGCCACCGAGTCGGTACGACGCGTGACCAGGCTCCGCGCCGCCGGATTCGGCGTGTAGCCCAGCGTCGTCACCGCGGCGTCGACGGCGGCCTGCGCCGCGGCGGAGACCCGGTTGCCGCCGTTGATCGCCCGGGACGCGGTCGCCCGGGACACCCCGGCCAGGCGGGCCACCTCGTCCAGGGTCGGGGCACCAGAGCCGTTGCTCGCGGCGGTGCCGGTGCCGCCGCCGCTGCCGGTGCTGCCGGTGCCGCTGCCGGAGCCGTGCCCGCCGTCGGGAGCCTCGGACGGCGGTGTGGTCACCCGCGGCACGTTAGTCCACCCCTGGAGCGACCCCGGGCAGCCCACCCGCGCCGATCACCGCGCTGAACCACAGCGCGCTCGACTTCGGTGTGCGCACCTGCGTCTCGTAGTCGACGTGCACGATCCCGAACCGCTGGCCGTAGCCGTAGGCCCACTCGAAGTTGTCCAGCAGCGACCACGCGAAGTAGCCGCGCACGTCCACGCCGGCGTCGATCGCCGCCGCCGTCGCGCGCAGGTGTCCCTCGAAGAAGTCACACCGGTCCGCGTCGTCGACCCGGCCGTCCACCACGGTGTCGTCGGGGAAGGCCGCGCCGTTCTCGGTGATGTAGATCGGCGGCACCTGCTGCCTGTCCGCCAGCGGCGCCAGGTAGTCGTCGCGCAGCCGCTGCAGCAGCACCCGCAGCCCGTCGGGCTGGATCTCCCAGTCCTGACCGGTGGTGGGCAGGCCCCGCCGCGGGAACGACATCGGCACGCCCGCCGGGTAGGGCGACACGGTGGGCCGATCGGGGCGCCGGCCCCGCGTGTCGACCAGGTCCTCCGGGGTGTGCTCGGCGGTGGAGGGCGCGTCGCCGTGGTAGTAGTTCACGCCGAGGAAGTCCAGCGGGGCGGAGATGACCTCCAGGTCGCCGTCGCGCACGAACTCCTGCCACTTGCTGCCCTGCCAGGTCCGGCCCTCGGTGCGCTCGGCGAGGCGGGGCTCGTAGGTCCCGGTGAAGATCGGGTCGAGGAACATCCGGTTCCAGAACGTGTCGACGTCGGCGGCCGCCTCGACGTCGCCGGGACGGGACGGGTCGAACGGCTCCGGGACGGTCAGGTTGAGCGTGATCCCCACCTCCTGGTCGCCCCCGGCACCCGCCGACCGCGCGCCCATCCGCTCCCGCAGCGCCGCGGTGGCCTTGCCGTGGGCGAGCATCAGGTGGTGGGCGGCGACGATCCCCGCGATCCCCTCCTGGCGTCCCGGCGCGTGCTGCCCGCCGGTGTAGCCGAGGAACGCCGAGCACCAGGGCTCGTTGAGGGTGGTCCACCGGTCGACGCGGTCGCCGAGGGCGTCGTACAGGGTGAGCGCGTAGTCGACGAACCGGTCCGTCGTGTCGCGGTCGGTCCAGCCGCCGGCGTCCTCGAGGGCCTGGGGCAGGTCCCAGTGGTAGAGGGTCAGCCAGGGCGCGACGCCGGCGCCGAGCAGCTCGTCGACCAGCCGGTCGTAGAACGCGATGCCGGCCGGGTTCGGCGCCCCGCCGTCGGGGCGGACCCGCGGCCACGCCACCGAGAACCGGTAGGCGCCGAAGCCGAGCTCCTTGATCAGCGCCACGTCGGTGGGGTAGCGGTGGTAGTGGTCGCAGGCCACGTCGCCGGTGTCGCCGTCGATGACCGCGCCCGGCACGCGGGCGAAGGTGTCCCAGATGGAGGTGGTGCGTCCGTCGGCGTCGACCGCCCCCTCGATCTGGTACGACGCCGTGGCGGCGCCCCAGACGAAGTCGGCCGGAAAGCGGGTGCCGGTGGAGGTGCTGGTGGGTGGGTTCATCCCTTGACGGCTCCTTGCATGATGCCGGCCACGAGCTGGCGGCCGGCGACGACGAACAGCAGCAGCAGCGGGATGGTGGCCATCCCGGTGCCGGCGAGGACGAGGGCGTAGTCGGTGGTCTGCCCCTGGCCGGTCAGCGCCAGCCGGTCGAGCGCGAGCTGCAGGGTCTCGGTCTTCTGCAGCGCGACCAGCGGCCACATGTAGTCGGTCCAGACCTGCATGAAGGTGAACAGGAACAGGATCGCCATCGCGGGCCTGGCGGCCGGCATCGCGACCGTCCAGAAGGTGCGGATCTGGGTGCAGCCGTCGACCCGGGCGGCCTCGATCAGCTCGGTCGGCACTGCGTCGACGAGGTACTGACGCATGAAGAAGACGCCGAACGCGGTGACCAGGGTGGGCAGCGCGACCGCGGCCAGGGTGTCGAGCAGGTTGTAGTCGCGCATCAGGATGAACAGCGGCACCATCGCCAGCTGCACCGGCACCGCCATGGTGAGCACCACGAACGCCATCAGCGCGTTGGAGCCGCGGAATTGCAGCTTGGCGAAGGCGTAGCCGGCGAGGGTGGAGAAGAAGACCACCGAGACCGCGCAGACGGTCGAGACGATGATGCTGTTGAGCATCGCCTGCCAGAAGTCGACGGTGTCCAGCACCCGCTGGGCGTTCTCCAGGAAGTGGCCCCGGGCAGGATCGGGGGCGGGAAGCTGTCGGCCTCCTGCTTGGTGTGGGAGCCGATCACGAACGACCAGTACAGCGGCAGCGCGGAGCCGATCACGAACGCGGTGAGCAGGCCGTAGACGAGGAAGCCGGGACGGTCGGAGTAACGGGTGCGGGCGTTCACGAGGCACTCCTGCGGGTGAGCAGCCGGGTGATCGCGAAGTTGAGGATCGCGATCCCGACGATGATCAGGAACAGCACCCACGCCGCGGCGCTGGCCCGGCCGTAGAACTGGTCCTCGATGCCCTTGACGTAGATGTAGAGCGTCGAGGTCATGTACTGGTGGTCCGGCCCGCCCTCGCGGTTGGGGGTGTTGTCGAAGAGCCGCGGCTCGGTGAAGATCTGCAGGCCACCGATGGTGGAGGTGATGATGACGAAGATCATCGTCGGCCGGATCAGCGGCAGCGTCACCGAGAAGAACTGCCGGATCCGTCCGGCGCCGTCGATCGCCGCGGACTCGTAGAGCTCGCGCGGCACCGCCTGCATCGCGGCCAGGAAGATCAGGGTGTTGTAGCCCGTCCAGCGCCAGTTCACCATCCCGGAGATGGCCAGGTGGCTCCACCAGCGGTCCACGTGCCACCGGATCGGCTCCAGGCCGATCGACTCCAGCAGCTGGTTGATCAGGCCGTACTGGTCGGCGAAGAGACTGCCGAAGATCAGCACGACGGCGGTCGGCGCGACCACGAACGGGAGCAGCACGCTCATCCGCCAGAAGGTCTTGGCCCGCAGGTGGCGGTCCAGCAGGGCCGCCACGCTGACCGCGACGATCACCTGCGGCACCGACGACATCAGGAAGATGGAGAACGTGTTGACCAGCGACTTGATGAAGACCGGGTCACCCAGCACGAACCGGTAGTTCTCCAGACCGATGAAGTCGCCGCGCACGTAGTAGGCGCGGTTCCAGTCGAAGAGGGAGAGGTAGCCGGTGTAGAGCAGCGGGTAGAGCCCGACCAGGCCGAACAGGATGAAGAACGGCGAGATGTAGAGATAGGGGCTCAGCT from Nocardioides sambongensis includes:
- a CDS encoding carbohydrate ABC transporter permease, with amino-acid sequence MLDTVDFWQAMLNSIIVSTVCAVSVVFFSTLAGYAFAKLQFRGSNALMAFVVLTMAVPVQLAMVPLFILMRDYNLLDTLAAVALPTLVTAFGVFFMRQYLVDAVPTELIEAARVDGCTQIRTFWTVAMPAARPAMAILFLFTFMQVWTDYMWPLVALQKTETLQLALDRLALTGQGQTTDYALVLAGTGMATIPLLLLFVVAGRQLVAGIMQGAVKG
- a CDS encoding LacI family DNA-binding transcriptional regulator, with amino-acid sequence MTTPPSEAPDGGHGSGSGTGSTGSGGGTGTAASNGSGAPTLDEVARLAGVSRATASRAINGGNRVSAAAQAAVDAAVTTLGYTPNPAARSLVTRRTDSVALVVPEPDERVFSDPFFIHTLRSVNRVLAPKDLQLVLLLAQPGEEERRMLRYLRRRHIDGAIVVSHHRSDRLPDHLAALGLPCVFVGRPWTSADKVAYVDTDNLGGGRAATELLVEQGCARIANIAGPDDMAAGRDRLDGWRSAMRAAGLADDLVEPGDFTEAGGGAAAEALLERCPDLDGIVAASDLMAAGALRVLEAAGRRVPQDVRVVGYDDLGLAETSSLTTVRNPIGEMAEQATRMLLEQIDDERVPRALRVIFPPALVRRGSA
- a CDS encoding carbohydrate ABC transporter permease, which encodes MTHHAEPPAGDVATATDPAGGPSSPGGRGRRTAPSGSGTTTAADTRRLIRRQRRSRWDLKLSPYLYISPFFILFGLVGLYPLLYTGYLSLFDWNRAYYVRGDFIGLENYRFVLGDPVFIKSLVNTFSIFLMSSVPQVIVAVSVAALLDRHLRAKTFWRMSVLLPFVVAPTAVVLIFGSLFADQYGLINQLLESIGLEPIRWHVDRWWSHLAISGMVNWRWTGYNTLIFLAAMQAVPRELYESAAIDGAGRIRQFFSVTLPLIRPTMIFVIITSTIGGLQIFTEPRLFDNTPNREGGPDHQYMTSTLYIYVKGIEDQFYGRASAAAWVLFLIIVGIAILNFAITRLLTRRSAS
- a CDS encoding GH1 family beta-glucosidase, translating into MNPPTSTSTGTRFPADFVWGAATASYQIEGAVDADGRTTSIWDTFARVPGAVIDGDTGDVACDHYHRYPTDVALIKELGFGAYRFSVAWPRVRPDGGAPNPAGIAFYDRLVDELLGAGVAPWLTLYHWDLPQALEDAGGWTDRDTTDRFVDYALTLYDALGDRVDRWTTLNEPWCSAFLGYTGGQHAPGRQEGIAGIVAAHHLMLAHGKATAALRERMGARSAGAGGDQEVGITLNLTVPEPFDPSRPGDVEAAADVDTFWNRMFLDPIFTGTYEPRLAERTEGRTWQGSKWQEFVRDGDLEVISAPLDFLGVNYYHGDAPSTAEHTPEDLVDTRGRRPDRPTVSPYPAGVPMSFPRRGLPTTGQDWEIQPDGLRVLLQRLRDDYLAPLADRQQVPPIYITENGAAFPDDTVVDGRVDDADRCDFFEGHLRATAAAIDAGVDVRGYFAWSLLDNFEWAYGYGQRFGIVHVDYETQVRTPKSSALWFSAVIGAGGLPGVAPGVD